A window from Thioclava sp. GXIMD2076 encodes these proteins:
- a CDS encoding GntR family transcriptional regulator has protein sequence MTLKNLRPVTRQSTEAIVIDNLRSFILSGEIGPGDRLTEAAMSEQLGVSRATLRMALHRLAGEGLIEQIPYTGWQVARLSTKDIWEIWTLRGALESLASRLAVSRGDEAVFAAIEEAYAELEAACARGNMRAISAADFALHQVIIDGADNARLAAQYRVVEQQVRVFIATSNLHVATGPEDIIAQHEPLIVAFRARDAKAAADAAWAHDQSEGERLIAWLMANETPPANTHKG, from the coding sequence ATGACACTGAAGAACCTGCGCCCCGTTACGCGGCAATCGACCGAAGCGATCGTGATCGACAATCTGCGCTCTTTCATTCTGTCGGGCGAGATCGGCCCGGGCGACCGGCTGACCGAGGCGGCCATGTCCGAACAGCTGGGCGTGTCGCGCGCCACATTGCGGATGGCGCTGCACCGGTTGGCGGGGGAAGGGTTGATCGAGCAGATCCCCTATACCGGCTGGCAGGTGGCGCGGCTGTCGACAAAGGATATCTGGGAAATCTGGACCTTGCGCGGGGCGCTGGAAAGCCTTGCCTCGCGGTTGGCGGTCAGCCGTGGGGATGAGGCGGTGTTTGCCGCGATCGAAGAAGCCTATGCCGAGCTGGAGGCGGCCTGTGCGCGGGGAAACATGCGTGCCATCAGCGCCGCCGATTTCGCGCTGCATCAGGTGATCATCGACGGGGCCGATAATGCGCGGCTGGCGGCGCAATACCGTGTGGTCGAGCAGCAGGTGCGGGTGTTCATCGCAACCAGCAACCTGCATGTCGCGACCGGCCCCGAGGATATTATCGCCCAGCATGAACCGCTCATTGTGGCCTTCCGTGCCCGCGACGCCAAGGCCGCTGCCGATGCCGCATGGGCGCATGACCAGTCCGAGGGCGAACGGCTGATTGCCTGGCTGATGGCCAATGAAACCCCGCCCGCCAATACTCACAAGGGTTAG
- a CDS encoding M81 family metallopeptidase, giving the protein MRVLLAGFQHETNTFAKDRADMAAFEHGGGFPALCRGAAIAEVMTPTVNLPAAGFLRAAKAAGVEVDPLLWAMAVPSGPVSEACYESIAGEICDLVRAGLPADAVYLDLHGAMCAEHLPDGEGELIERIRQIIGPDLPLVVSLDLHANVTRRMVDLTDALVAYRTYPHVDSAETGAAAFDLLQKRLALGRPFARAMARVNYMIPICWQSTMNAPADGLYAALPQIEAQTGAISLSYAMGFPAADFDECGQLIWAYGEATPEAEAAVTALLSKINDAESAFRGKLYTPDEAVAHALARNAEGCAPVVIADAQDNPGAGGSSDTTGLIKALVAANVPEAAVGVLWDPQAVALAHRAGEGAQLPLSLGGHSDVEGDSPLEAVFTVERLSDGHLRTLGPYYGTRDMHLGPAACLRLGGVRIVVASQKAQMADREMFRFAGVIPETTPILVAKSAIHFRADFAPIAGEIITATAPGAMMMRATDWVWAHLRDDLRLMPDGPTQAEHHAATHEEA; this is encoded by the coding sequence ATGCGTGTGCTGCTTGCCGGTTTCCAACATGAGACCAATACATTCGCCAAGGATCGCGCCGATATGGCGGCGTTCGAACATGGCGGCGGCTTCCCCGCGCTGTGTCGTGGGGCCGCGATTGCCGAGGTAATGACGCCCACGGTCAACCTCCCCGCGGCGGGCTTCCTGCGTGCGGCTAAAGCGGCGGGGGTAGAGGTGGACCCTCTCCTCTGGGCGATGGCAGTGCCCTCGGGGCCGGTGAGCGAAGCTTGCTACGAGAGCATCGCGGGCGAGATCTGTGATCTCGTCAGGGCGGGGCTGCCGGCCGATGCGGTCTATCTGGACCTGCATGGTGCGATGTGTGCCGAGCATCTCCCTGATGGCGAGGGCGAGTTGATCGAGCGGATCCGCCAGATCATCGGGCCGGATCTGCCGCTGGTGGTGAGCCTCGATCTGCATGCCAATGTGACCCGCCGGATGGTGGATCTGACCGATGCGCTGGTGGCCTACCGGACCTATCCGCATGTCGATAGCGCCGAGACGGGGGCGGCGGCCTTCGATCTCTTGCAAAAGCGGCTGGCCTTGGGGCGGCCTTTTGCACGGGCAATGGCGCGGGTCAATTACATGATCCCGATCTGCTGGCAATCCACGATGAACGCGCCCGCCGACGGGCTTTATGCCGCCTTGCCGCAGATTGAGGCCCAGACCGGCGCGATCAGCCTCTCCTATGCGATGGGCTTTCCGGCTGCCGATTTCGACGAATGCGGCCAGCTCATCTGGGCCTATGGCGAGGCCACACCCGAGGCCGAGGCTGCCGTGACAGCGCTCCTATCGAAGATCAATGACGCCGAGAGCGCCTTCCGGGGCAAGCTCTACACTCCCGATGAGGCCGTGGCCCATGCACTTGCGCGCAATGCGGAAGGCTGCGCGCCTGTCGTGATCGCCGATGCGCAGGACAATCCCGGTGCGGGCGGCAGTTCGGATACCACCGGCCTGATCAAGGCGCTGGTGGCCGCCAATGTTCCCGAGGCGGCGGTCGGTGTGCTGTGGGATCCGCAGGCCGTGGCGCTGGCCCATCGGGCGGGCGAGGGGGCGCAGCTCCCTCTCTCGCTTGGTGGCCATAGTGATGTGGAGGGCGACAGCCCCCTTGAGGCGGTCTTTACAGTCGAGCGGCTCTCGGACGGGCATCTGCGCACGCTTGGTCCCTATTATGGCACGCGCGATATGCACCTTGGCCCCGCCGCCTGCCTGCGTCTTGGCGGTGTGCGTATTGTCGTGGCAAGCCAGAAGGCGCAGATGGCCGATCGTGAGATGTTCCGCTTTGCCGGCGTCATCCCCGAGACGACCCCGATCCTCGTCGCTAAAAGCGCCATCCATTTCCGTGCCGATTTTGCCCCGATTGCGGGTGAGATCATCACCGCCACCGCTCCCGGAGCGATGATGATGCGCGCCACCGACTGGGTCTGGGCGCATCTGCGCGATGATCTGCGGCTGATGCCCGACGGCCCGACGCAGGCCGAACACCATGCCGCCACCCATGAGGAAGCCTGA
- a CDS encoding amidase family protein yields MKDNTSTALWQMSAAQTASAIRLGRVSAREVAQAHLDRIGAVNPALNAVVDHRPDDVLAQADRIDQLRGRGADLPPLAGVPVTIKINLDQKGYATSNGLRSKKDLIATENNPVVDGFLKAGAVLLGRTNTPAFSARYFTDNQLFGATRNPRNPALTPGGSSGGAAAAVTAGIGAIAHGNDIGGSVRYPAYACGVHGLRPGLGRVATYNASGPDRSIGFQLMSVQGPLARTVHDVRLGFGAMAGRDLRDPWWFGGEAPQPNPKRAAFCAHPEGIGTDPEVETALRDAADRLRDAGWDVTELDAIPPLKEASRIMHMLWVADAPERILQAAIDEGDPGGIFAMQGAIDWVGPVGLTEFADALTRRAALVREWLAFLEQWSVLLLPPSSRLPFPVDEDLKGGFKSLTENQYFMAGLPAIGMPALMVSTGVVGDNIPVGVQILSTRGSEETCLQAGEAIEARGVPAAPITPDFM; encoded by the coding sequence ATGAAAGATAATACAAGCACCGCGCTGTGGCAGATGTCGGCGGCGCAGACCGCAAGCGCCATCCGGCTGGGGCGCGTTTCGGCGCGGGAGGTGGCGCAGGCGCATCTGGACCGGATCGGGGCGGTGAATCCCGCGCTCAATGCCGTAGTCGATCACCGGCCCGACGATGTGCTGGCCCAAGCGGACCGGATCGATCAGCTGCGCGGGCGTGGCGCAGATCTGCCGCCGCTGGCTGGTGTGCCGGTGACCATCAAGATCAATCTCGACCAGAAGGGTTACGCTACCTCGAACGGCTTGCGCTCCAAGAAGGACCTGATTGCCACCGAGAATAACCCGGTGGTCGATGGGTTCCTCAAGGCCGGTGCGGTGCTGCTGGGGCGGACCAATACGCCTGCCTTCTCGGCGCGTTATTTCACCGATAACCAGCTGTTCGGCGCGACCCGCAACCCGCGCAACCCCGCGCTCACGCCGGGAGGGTCCTCGGGCGGGGCGGCCGCTGCGGTGACGGCGGGGATTGGTGCGATTGCGCATGGCAATGATATCGGCGGTTCGGTGCGCTATCCGGCCTATGCCTGCGGGGTCCACGGGCTGCGCCCCGGTCTGGGGCGGGTGGCGACCTATAATGCCAGCGGGCCCGACCGGAGCATCGGCTTCCAGCTGATGTCGGTGCAGGGGCCTCTGGCACGCACGGTCCATGATGTGCGTCTGGGCTTCGGGGCGATGGCGGGGCGGGATCTGCGCGATCCGTGGTGGTTCGGGGGCGAGGCCCCGCAGCCCAACCCCAAACGCGCGGCCTTCTGCGCCCATCCCGAGGGGATCGGGACCGACCCCGAGGTAGAAACCGCGCTGCGCGATGCCGCAGACCGTCTGCGCGATGCGGGCTGGGATGTGACCGAGCTGGACGCGATCCCGCCGCTCAAGGAGGCGAGCCGCATCATGCATATGCTCTGGGTGGCGGATGCGCCCGAGCGTATCCTGCAGGCGGCCATCGACGAGGGCGATCCGGGCGGGATCTTTGCCATGCAGGGTGCCATAGACTGGGTCGGTCCCGTCGGCCTGACCGAGTTTGCCGATGCGCTGACCCGCCGTGCGGCGCTTGTGCGTGAGTGGCTGGCCTTTCTCGAGCAGTGGTCGGTGCTGTTACTGCCGCCCTCGTCGCGGCTGCCTTTCCCCGTGGACGAAGACCTGAAAGGTGGCTTCAAGTCACTGACCGAGAACCAGTATTTCATGGCGGGCCTGCCCGCTATCGGGATGCCCGCGCTGATGGTCTCGACCGGTGTCGTGGGGGACAATATCCCCGTTGGTGTGCAGATCCTCTCGACCCGGGGGAGCGAGGAAACCTGCCTGCAGGCGGGCGAGGCGATCGAGGCGCGTGGGGTGCCCGCCGCGCCGATCACCCCTGATTTTATGTAA
- a CDS encoding ABC transporter permease — translation MLLFITKRILSAIPVLFMVAIIVFLVLRMSPGDPAVMIAGPNATPEQLEQLRESMGLTKPLLEQLVIWLGNMAHGDMGTSLISGQPATALIMDRFGPTLALSLCTVVLAIAVSIPLGVIAAWQQGKWLDRLVMAGSVLGFSVPVFIIGYVLILVFARILHWFPVQGYQPLANGFGGFIERLVLPSVALSFPYIALIARIVRTNVIEVMNEDYIRTARAKGLRERSVLMGHALGNAAVPIITIIGVSIAMLIGGVVVTESVFNIPGLGRLVLDSVLARDYTVIQAVILLFSAIYVVINLCVDLLYGVFDPRIRH, via the coding sequence ATGCTGCTTTTCATCACCAAACGAATCCTGTCGGCCATCCCTGTGCTGTTTATGGTCGCGATCATCGTGTTTCTTGTTTTGCGCATGTCGCCGGGGGATCCGGCGGTGATGATTGCGGGGCCCAATGCGACCCCCGAGCAGCTTGAGCAACTACGCGAGAGCATGGGGCTGACAAAGCCCCTGCTCGAGCAACTCGTGATCTGGCTGGGCAATATGGCCCATGGCGATATGGGCACCTCGCTGATTTCCGGCCAGCCCGCGACCGCGCTCATCATGGACCGGTTCGGGCCCACGCTGGCGCTGAGCCTGTGCACCGTGGTGCTGGCGATTGCCGTCTCGATCCCGCTGGGCGTGATCGCGGCGTGGCAACAGGGCAAATGGCTTGACCGGCTTGTGATGGCGGGCTCGGTTCTGGGCTTCTCGGTGCCGGTCTTCATCATCGGCTATGTGCTGATCCTTGTCTTCGCCCGCATCCTCCACTGGTTTCCGGTGCAGGGCTACCAACCGCTGGCCAATGGCTTCGGCGGGTTTATCGAGCGGCTCGTGCTGCCCTCCGTCGCGCTCAGTTTCCCTTATATCGCGCTCATTGCCCGCATCGTGCGCACCAATGTCATCGAGGTGATGAACGAGGATTACATCCGCACCGCCCGCGCCAAGGGCCTGCGCGAAAGGTCGGTCCTGATGGGCCATGCGCTTGGCAATGCGGCCGTGCCGATCATCACCATCATCGGTGTCTCGATCGCCATGCTGATCGGCGGTGTGGTGGTGACGGAATCGGTCTTCAACATCCCCGGTCTCGGGCGGCTCGTCCTCGATTCCGTTCTGGCGCGGGATTACACCGTCATCCAAGCCGTGATCCTCCTGTTTTCGGCCATATATGTGGTGATCAATCTCTGCGTCGACCTGCTCTATGGCGTGTTCGATCCGCGCATCCGTCACTGA
- a CDS encoding amidase family protein: MKDTQTPDALWAWPATRLAAAIKSGDLSAREVALAHIARVEATNPAINAIVDFQPEKTLAAADAVDARRARGAAVGALAGVPVTIKVNVDQTGYATTNGLKAQKDLIARSNNPVVESFLAADAVPLGRTNTPAFSYRWFTNNLLHGATHNPRKKGLTPGGSSGGAGAAVAAGLGAIGHGTDIAGSVRYPAYACGVHGLRPSVGRVAAWNASGPDRTIGGQIMAVSGPLARTVGDLRLAFQAMLRPDACDPWAVPAPFHGADLPKRAALCTHPDGSETAPELVAALHAAAERLREAGWQVDEVELPALASAVPLQLTLWMGDGYEALLASAEAEGDPGALAALRGQAEFVKGLGPDAIAKALTERMAIARDWGLFMARYPVVLLPPSAELPFADNLDLADEASYRRVWTAQMSMIGLPVTGLPALTLNTGLLEDGTPVGVQIVAPKFREDVALGCAEAIEARGPQVRVALP, translated from the coding sequence ATGAAGGATACCCAAACGCCGGATGCCCTCTGGGCATGGCCCGCGACCCGTCTGGCCGCGGCAATCAAGTCGGGCGATCTGAGCGCACGCGAGGTGGCTTTGGCCCATATCGCACGGGTGGAGGCCACGAACCCCGCGATCAATGCCATTGTCGATTTCCAGCCCGAAAAGACCTTGGCCGCCGCCGATGCGGTGGATGCCAGACGTGCGCGCGGCGCGGCGGTGGGGGCTCTGGCCGGTGTGCCGGTCACGATCAAGGTCAATGTCGACCAGACGGGCTATGCCACGACCAATGGCCTGAAGGCACAGAAAGACCTGATCGCCCGAAGTAATAATCCGGTGGTCGAGAGCTTTCTGGCAGCTGATGCCGTGCCTTTGGGGCGCACCAATACGCCTGCCTTCAGCTATCGCTGGTTCACCAATAACCTGTTGCATGGGGCCACGCACAATCCGCGCAAGAAAGGGCTGACGCCGGGCGGATCCTCGGGCGGTGCGGGAGCGGCTGTGGCCGCCGGTCTGGGCGCGATCGGCCATGGCACCGATATCGCGGGCTCGGTGCGCTATCCGGCCTATGCCTGCGGGGTGCACGGGCTGCGTCCTTCGGTCGGGCGGGTGGCGGCGTGGAACGCCTCCGGCCCCGACCGCACGATTGGCGGGCAGATCATGGCGGTCTCCGGCCCTCTGGCGCGGACGGTAGGGGATTTGCGGCTGGCGTTTCAGGCGATGCTGCGACCCGATGCCTGTGACCCCTGGGCGGTGCCTGCGCCGTTCCACGGGGCGGATCTGCCCAAACGCGCGGCGCTGTGCACCCATCCCGACGGGTCCGAGACCGCGCCCGAGCTGGTGGCCGCGCTTCATGCGGCAGCCGAACGGCTGCGCGAGGCGGGCTGGCAGGTGGATGAGGTTGAACTTCCTGCATTGGCAAGCGCCGTGCCGTTGCAGCTTACGCTGTGGATGGGGGATGGCTATGAGGCGCTTCTGGCCAGCGCCGAGGCCGAGGGCGATCCGGGTGCATTGGCCGCGCTGCGCGGGCAGGCGGAGTTTGTAAAAGGTCTGGGTCCCGATGCGATTGCCAAAGCCCTGACCGAACGGATGGCGATTGCGCGCGATTGGGGGCTGTTCATGGCGCGCTATCCGGTGGTGCTGCTGCCGCCCTCGGCAGAGCTGCCCTTTGCCGACAATCTTGATCTGGCCGATGAGGCCTCGTATAGGCGGGTCTGGACGGCCCAGATGTCGATGATCGGCCTGCCTGTTACGGGGCTTCCGGCGCTGACGCTGAATACCGGACTTCTGGAGGATGGCACGCCGGTGGGGGTGCAGATCGTGGCGCCGAAATTCCGCGAGGATGTGGCGCTTGGCTGCGCCGAGGCCATCGAGGCGCGCGGCCCGCAGGTGAGGGTGGCGCTTCCTTAA
- a CDS encoding ABC transporter permease: protein MKSDTSALDDASVTLPEMEGNRSSSGLFALIGGIFSSWPARISGAVLLIIVLMSVFAPLITAHDPIQLDPSVRLQPPSGDHILGTDSYGRDMFSRIVYGSRISLLVGAGTVVISILFGMLIGVLTGYFKWVDAILSRVMDGLMAIPGVLLAVALVAISGGTLTTVLIAISIPEIPRVARMVRGVIMGVRNEPYVEAASVLGTSMGKMVWRHMLPNTVAPLLVQGTYIFAAAIMTESILSFLGAGVPPEIPSWGNMMADGRKFFLLKPELIFFPGVMVSLTVLSVNMLGDVLRDQLDPRMAKRL, encoded by the coding sequence ATGAAATCCGATACGTCCGCCCTTGATGATGCGTCTGTCACCCTGCCGGAGATGGAGGGAAACCGCTCGAGTTCCGGTCTTTTCGCGCTGATCGGCGGCATCTTCTCCAGCTGGCCTGCGCGGATCTCCGGCGCGGTGCTGCTGATCATCGTATTGATGTCGGTCTTTGCGCCTCTGATCACCGCGCATGACCCGATCCAGCTAGACCCCTCGGTGCGGCTCCAGCCGCCCTCGGGTGATCATATCCTTGGCACCGACAGCTATGGCCGCGATATGTTCTCGCGCATCGTCTACGGCTCGCGGATCTCGCTTCTGGTGGGAGCGGGCACGGTGGTGATCTCGATCCTCTTCGGGATGCTCATCGGGGTGCTGACCGGCTATTTCAAATGGGTCGATGCGATCCTTAGCCGCGTGATGGACGGGCTGATGGCCATTCCGGGTGTGCTTCTGGCGGTGGCGCTGGTCGCCATTTCGGGCGGCACATTGACCACGGTGCTGATCGCGATTTCCATCCCCGAGATCCCGCGCGTGGCGCGGATGGTACGGGGCGTCATCATGGGTGTGCGTAACGAGCCTTATGTCGAAGCGGCCTCTGTTCTGGGCACCTCCATGGGCAAGATGGTCTGGCGGCATATGCTGCCCAATACGGTCGCTCCATTACTGGTGCAGGGCACCTATATCTTCGCCGCCGCCATCATGACAGAGTCGATCCTGTCCTTTCTCGGCGCGGGTGTGCCGCCCGAAATTCCCTCATGGGGCAATATGATGGCCGATGGGCGCAAGTTCTTCCTGCTCAAGCCCGAACTGATCTTCTTCCCCGGTGTCATGGTGTCGCTGACGGTGCTGAGCGTGAACATGCTGGGTGATGTGCTGCGCGACCAGCTGGACCCGCGCATGGCGAAACGCCTCTGA
- a CDS encoding ABC transporter ATP-binding protein — MKDDAEVVLSVEDVSIDTRPKGARPITRNISFTVKAGETVCVVGESGSGKSITSMAVMGLLPKDALQVTTGRILLDGEDVLQASPARMRALRASKVSMVFQEPMTALNPVKTVGEQIDEVLRIHTKLSKPARRKSVLQMMERVHLPDVERIYASYPHQLSGGQRQRIVIAMALILRPRLLLADEPTTALDVTTQKQILNLIKELQEEEGTAVVFVTHDFGVVSDIADRIVVMNRGDLVETGTRDEILARPKQDYTRMLISSVPSMLPRFAPLPAEPKVLDVIGLAKTYGKGRNEVKAARDITFTVRKGEITGIIGESGSGKSTVARCVMRLTDPSDGAVRLQGKDIVPMRDLREMRKQVQYIFQDPYRSLNPRRTIAQSLMEGLLNYGMPEAQARRKAAETLELVNLPASVMDRYPHQFSGGQRQRIAIARAIVMEPDLLIADEAVSALDVSVQSQVLDLLEDIRDRTGVSVLFITHDLRVAAQICNALVVMQKGQIVEQGATRDVLMNPSHPYTRALIDAAPAPEWDFQNFRPLLRAV; from the coding sequence ATGAAAGATGATGCAGAGGTCGTGCTCTCGGTCGAGGATGTCAGCATCGACACCCGTCCCAAGGGCGCCCGCCCCATCACCCGCAATATCAGCTTTACCGTGAAGGCCGGAGAGACGGTCTGTGTGGTGGGCGAGAGCGGCTCGGGCAAGTCGATCACCTCGATGGCGGTGATGGGTCTGTTGCCGAAAGACGCGCTGCAGGTCACCACGGGGCGTATCCTTCTGGATGGCGAGGATGTGCTGCAAGCTTCGCCCGCACGGATGCGCGCTCTCAGGGCTTCCAAGGTGTCGATGGTGTTCCAAGAGCCGATGACCGCACTCAATCCGGTGAAGACGGTGGGGGAGCAGATCGACGAGGTTCTGCGCATCCATACGAAGCTCTCCAAACCTGCGCGCCGCAAATCGGTCTTGCAGATGATGGAGCGGGTGCATCTGCCCGATGTGGAACGCATCTATGCCAGCTATCCGCACCAGCTGTCGGGAGGGCAGCGCCAGCGGATCGTGATCGCCATGGCGCTGATCCTGCGTCCGCGTCTCCTGCTGGCCGACGAACCCACCACCGCGCTCGATGTGACCACGCAGAAGCAGATCCTAAATCTGATCAAGGAGTTGCAGGAAGAGGAAGGCACAGCGGTGGTGTTCGTCACCCATGATTTCGGGGTGGTCTCGGATATTGCCGACCGGATCGTGGTGATGAACCGCGGCGATCTGGTGGAAACCGGCACACGCGATGAAATCCTCGCCCGCCCGAAACAGGACTATACGCGGATGCTGATTTCCTCGGTGCCCTCGATGCTGCCGCGTTTTGCGCCGCTGCCTGCCGAGCCCAAGGTGCTCGATGTGATCGGCCTCGCCAAGACCTATGGCAAAGGCAGGAACGAGGTCAAAGCCGCGCGAGACATCACCTTCACCGTCCGCAAGGGCGAGATCACGGGGATCATCGGTGAAAGCGGCTCGGGTAAATCCACCGTGGCGCGCTGTGTGATGCGGCTGACCGACCCGAGTGACGGTGCGGTGCGTCTGCAGGGCAAAGATATCGTGCCGATGCGCGACCTGCGCGAGATGCGCAAACAGGTGCAATATATCTTCCAGGACCCCTACCGCTCGCTCAATCCGCGCCGGACCATCGCGCAATCGCTGATGGAGGGGCTTTTGAATTATGGCATGCCGGAGGCGCAGGCCCGCCGGAAAGCTGCCGAGACGCTGGAGCTGGTGAACCTTCCGGCCTCGGTGATGGACCGCTATCCGCACCAGTTTTCCGGCGGGCAGCGCCAGCGGATCGCCATCGCGCGGGCGATCGTGATGGAGCCGGATCTGCTGATCGCCGACGAGGCGGTCTCGGCGCTCGATGTGTCGGTGCAGTCGCAGGTGCTCGATCTCTTGGAGGATATCCGCGACCGCACCGGTGTGTCGGTGCTGTTTATCACCCATGACCTGCGGGTGGCCGCGCAGATCTGCAACGCGCTCGTTGTGATGCAGAAGGGGCAGATCGTCGAACAGGGTGCCACGCGTGATGTGCTGATGAACCCCTCGCATCCCTATACCCGCGCGCTGATCGATGCCGCCCCCGCGCCCGAGTGGGATTTCCAAAACTTCCGCCCGCTCTTGCGGGCCGTGTGA
- a CDS encoding gamma-glutamyltransferase yields MTLTDIRSTHVSRNLSLTKPAARSPRGIVTAQNRHAAQIGADILAQGGSAVDAAVATSFALGVLEPWMSGIGGVGAILVRPEGGEVTAIDAGAVSPAALDPDDFPVVEGKDGDLFGWPNVLEDRNVIGAKSVCIPGLLRGLEAAHARFGRLPWADLVAPAVALAREGLMVDAHVTAWAAQEMGRIRRNEAMAAWFLPDGLPPVAPAAVAGKVARLANPALAETLAVIARDGADALYHGAIAEGLAHDIQALGGYLSSHDLAGFKAEVTPAASEPYRDRALHFVPVLNGGVTVALALRHLNKTPAADCLTSARALAKAWEHRFTRMGDGAERSLPSCTTHFSVVDAEGMCVSMTQTLLSLFGSAVVSPSTGILLNNGVNWFDPRQGRINCIAPATKALANYAPMMMTGAGETVAIGGSGGRKILPAIYQALIHLVDRGMSLEEAIAAPRYDLSAPPVLVADARLGQEVITTLSGEFDVVMTDREIQPNSFTTLGAVRRVENPMKEGPVNEGMVEPWHLWADAVVEGEALMPMQGDLT; encoded by the coding sequence ATGACCCTGACCGATATCCGCTCGACCCATGTGTCGCGCAACCTATCCCTGACCAAACCTGCAGCCCGCAGCCCGCGTGGCATCGTGACCGCCCAGAACCGCCATGCCGCCCAGATCGGCGCGGATATTCTGGCCCAAGGCGGCTCGGCTGTGGATGCCGCGGTGGCGACCTCCTTCGCGCTGGGGGTTCTCGAGCCATGGATGAGCGGGATCGGCGGGGTGGGGGCGATCCTTGTGCGCCCCGAAGGAGGCGAGGTTACGGCGATCGATGCGGGGGCGGTCTCGCCCGCCGCATTGGACCCGGATGATTTTCCGGTGGTCGAGGGCAAGGATGGCGATCTCTTCGGCTGGCCCAATGTGCTTGAGGACCGCAATGTGATCGGTGCGAAATCGGTCTGTATTCCGGGGCTTTTGCGGGGGCTCGAGGCCGCACATGCCCGCTTTGGCCGCCTGCCTTGGGCCGATCTGGTGGCGCCTGCCGTGGCGCTTGCCCGCGAGGGGCTGATGGTGGATGCCCATGTCACCGCTTGGGCGGCGCAGGAGATGGGGCGGATCCGCCGCAACGAGGCGATGGCCGCGTGGTTTCTGCCCGATGGTCTGCCGCCCGTGGCGCCTGCCGCCGTGGCGGGCAAGGTCGCGCGGCTGGCAAATCCTGCCTTGGCCGAAACGCTTGCGGTGATTGCCCGCGATGGGGCCGATGCGCTCTATCACGGCGCGATTGCCGAGGGGCTTGCCCACGACATTCAGGCTCTGGGCGGCTATCTGAGCAGCCATGATCTGGCAGGGTTCAAAGCCGAGGTCACGCCCGCCGCCTCCGAACCCTATCGTGACCGCGCTTTGCACTTTGTTCCTGTGCTCAATGGCGGCGTGACAGTGGCCCTGGCGCTGCGCCATCTCAATAAAACGCCCGCAGCCGATTGCCTGACCAGCGCCCGCGCTCTGGCCAAGGCGTGGGAGCATCGCTTTACTCGGATGGGCGACGGGGCCGAGCGGTCCTTGCCCAGCTGCACCACCCATTTCTCGGTGGTCGATGCCGAGGGCATGTGCGTGTCGATGACCCAGACGCTTCTGTCACTGTTTGGCTCGGCAGTGGTGTCGCCCTCGACGGGGATCCTCCTCAATAACGGGGTGAACTGGTTCGACCCGCGACAGGGACGGATCAACTGCATCGCGCCCGCCACCAAGGCGCTGGCCAATTACGCGCCGATGATGATGACCGGCGCTGGCGAGACGGTGGCCATTGGCGGTTCGGGCGGTCGCAAGATCCTGCCCGCAATCTATCAGGCGCTGATCCATCTGGTAGATCGCGGCATGTCGCTCGAGGAGGCGATTGCCGCGCCGCGCTATGATCTGTCGGCACCGCCCGTTCTGGTGGCGGATGCGCGGCTGGGGCAGGAGGTGATCACCACGCTGTCCGGGGAGTTTGACGTGGTGATGACCGACCGCGAGATCCAGCCCAACAGTTTCACCACTCTGGGGGCCGTGCGGCGGGTGGAAAACCCCATGAAGGAGGGCCCCGTCAACGAGGGCATGGTGGAGCCGTGGCACCTCTGGGCCGATGCGGTGGTCGAAGGTGAGGCGCTGATGCCGATGCAAGGAGATCTGACATGA